A portion of the Chondrinema litorale genome contains these proteins:
- a CDS encoding Gfo/Idh/MocA family protein, producing the protein MEKLIWGVIGVGNVCEKKSAPGLQKVEHSEIKTVMRRNVEKAADFAQRHNVPNYTGNAEDILNDPEINAVYIATPPSSHTELALKAAAAGKITYVEKPMANSFEECQQMVDAFKEADLPLFVAYYRRALPNFLKIKELVDSGTIDEVRTVNIQFYQPLKKVDLNKDQSNWRVDPDIAGGGYFNDLASHQLDYLDYLLGPIKTATGIKANQSGAYEAEDIVSANWVFENGVIGNGIWCFSTAEIARKDYTIIIGDKGTIEYETFGNGDVILKTNDNREEVFHFQMPEHIQQPLIQKMVNELRGEGECPSTGTSAARTNAVMDMILK; encoded by the coding sequence ATGGAAAAACTAATTTGGGGAGTAATTGGTGTTGGAAATGTTTGTGAGAAAAAAAGTGCTCCCGGCTTACAAAAAGTAGAACACTCTGAGATTAAAACTGTAATGAGGCGAAATGTGGAGAAAGCAGCCGATTTTGCGCAAAGACACAATGTGCCCAACTATACAGGTAATGCAGAAGATATTTTAAATGACCCTGAAATTAACGCGGTTTATATTGCAACTCCTCCTTCATCACATACAGAATTAGCGTTAAAAGCAGCGGCAGCAGGTAAAATTACCTATGTAGAAAAACCTATGGCTAATAGTTTCGAAGAATGCCAGCAAATGGTAGATGCTTTTAAAGAAGCGGATTTACCACTGTTTGTTGCCTATTACAGAAGAGCTTTGCCTAATTTTTTGAAGATTAAAGAATTAGTAGATAGCGGAACAATTGACGAGGTAAGAACAGTAAATATTCAGTTCTACCAACCACTAAAAAAAGTTGATCTTAATAAAGATCAGTCAAACTGGAGGGTTGATCCAGACATTGCAGGTGGCGGTTATTTTAACGATCTGGCTTCTCACCAATTAGATTATCTCGATTATTTGCTTGGCCCAATAAAAACGGCAACTGGTATTAAAGCCAATCAGTCTGGTGCATACGAAGCAGAAGATATTGTGAGTGCCAACTGGGTGTTTGAAAATGGTGTAATTGGTAATGGAATTTGGTGTTTTAGCACGGCTGAAATTGCCAGAAAAGATTATACAATTATAATAGGAGACAAAGGCACTATTGAATACGAGACTTTTGGAAATGGTGATGTAATATTAAAAACAAATGATAATAGAGAGGAGGTTTTCCATTTTCAGATGCCAGAACACATTCAGCAGCCTTTAATCCAAAAGATGGTGAATGAACTAAGAGGGGAGGGAGAATGCCCAAGTACGGGAACAAGTGCAGCAAGAACCAATGCAGTAATGGATATGATTCTAAAATGA
- a CDS encoding LEA type 2 family protein → MVNSVKISQLKLILLYLPVIFLVTSCKIYQDPEFRSIENLSIQKFSKDEIILTADAVLYNPNRVSITLNEIDINISVNDIDVNHFKQTKSSKINGRKEFKLPIEISFPTKKIFDNLLSTLAIIQNKRELKVTYEGQVSFKAAGFNFKVPVDYDGTIDFK, encoded by the coding sequence ATGGTTAATTCTGTCAAAATATCCCAGCTAAAGTTAATCCTTTTATATCTGCCAGTTATCTTTTTGGTAACATCTTGCAAGATTTATCAGGACCCTGAGTTCAGGTCAATTGAAAATCTGAGCATCCAAAAATTCAGCAAAGATGAAATTATATTAACAGCAGATGCTGTTTTATACAACCCAAACAGAGTTTCAATTACATTAAATGAAATCGACATTAATATAAGTGTTAATGATATTGATGTAAACCATTTTAAGCAAACCAAAAGCTCAAAAATAAATGGCAGAAAGGAATTTAAACTTCCGATTGAGATAAGTTTTCCTACAAAAAAGATTTTTGACAACCTGCTTTCTACACTAGCGATTATCCAGAACAAAAGAGAATTAAAAGTTACTTACGAAGGACAAGTAAGTTTTAAAGCTGCTGGTTTCAATTTTAAAGTACCTGTAGACTACGATGGTACAATAGATTTTAAATAA
- a CDS encoding GNAT family N-acetyltransferase, whose amino-acid sequence MEIVKANLSHLHLITPLFDAYRQFYRQKSDLEAAEKFVKERIEKDESIIYLAMEAENVACGFTQLYPVFSSVSMKRAWLLNDLYIDENHRSKGVASQLLQAAVKLGKETESAFVFLETESINKNAQEAYVKNGFIKTDNHFYFYTV is encoded by the coding sequence ATGGAAATCGTAAAAGCGAATCTTTCACATCTTCATTTAATTACTCCTTTATTTGATGCCTACAGACAGTTTTACAGACAAAAAAGCGATTTAGAAGCTGCTGAAAAGTTTGTGAAAGAAAGAATTGAAAAAGACGAATCAATCATTTATCTGGCAATGGAAGCTGAGAATGTTGCTTGTGGATTTACGCAGCTTTATCCTGTTTTTTCTTCTGTTTCGATGAAAAGAGCTTGGCTACTAAATGATTTGTATATAGATGAAAATCACAGAAGCAAAGGTGTCGCTTCACAACTTTTGCAAGCAGCAGTGAAGCTGGGTAAAGAAACCGAATCTGCTTTTGTATTTTTGGAGACAGAATCCATCAATAAAAATGCGCAGGAAGCATATGTAAAAAATGGTTTTATTAAAACCGATAATCACTTTTATTTCTATACTGTTTAG
- a CDS encoding ATP-binding protein codes for MIIIIIISLFSFIFSFFLFITYDFYNYHTDKRKELQSLANLIGRNNTVFSDFTDLLETYSVPAQQDLYKVLPSRPTIIYGTVFDKNNTVFAFYDRNLLDTLLEKQGLSLNFSNELEVPDSSEVGKDSYFDFDISTLAENAATNRFSTNAQLVLKSSEYNPSNEADTEIHQEGFFTNLTYYGEIFIDQGYMDIYEPIFDKSGSRVATVFLRESLDASYARYYRYMFIIGFILLLTAGIIVPFAVVMQRSVSEPVLMLARFTKKISENSNYGERFQNIAKNEIGTLQKGINEMLEVIEFREKELIKAKNRAEQSARAKEDFLANMSHELRTPLNGVTGMAQALQDSDLSNQQHTWVKMLKSSAAILMELINDVLDISKIESGKLKIDSAPIEIENIIDTVVESNKPKFHEKGLLVTIDVDENTPEFVMGDHLRLSQILMNLLNNAIKFTQMGFIAIGNKIIKEDEHEIQIRFYVKDTGIGISKENFNKIFQNFTQEKSDTTRLYGGTGLGLSICKSLVEMQGGKMDLESEVGQGSTFSFELSFKKIAKEKIPEIRKEILSKKKDLIPFEHTCKILVAEDNETNQIVVKTFLDQWNVDVDMVENGLIAVEKLKQFDYDMVLMDVHMPEMDGYTATKTIRSMANPQKSKIAIIAMTAAVLQGESEKCFASGMDDYISKPLDKQILYEKIQNHLPETWKS; via the coding sequence ATGATAATTATCATTATTATCAGTTTGTTTTCCTTCATATTCTCTTTTTTCCTGTTTATAACCTACGATTTTTACAATTATCACACAGATAAAAGAAAAGAATTACAGAGTCTAGCAAACCTAATCGGTCGAAACAATACCGTTTTTAGCGATTTTACAGACCTTTTAGAAACCTATTCTGTTCCGGCACAACAAGATTTATATAAAGTGCTTCCCTCCAGACCAACTATTATTTACGGAACTGTATTCGATAAGAATAATACTGTTTTCGCTTTTTACGATAGAAATTTACTAGATACTTTACTTGAAAAACAGGGACTTTCTCTTAATTTTTCAAATGAACTAGAAGTACCCGATTCTTCAGAAGTTGGCAAAGATTCTTACTTCGATTTCGATATAAGCACCCTCGCAGAAAATGCCGCTACAAATCGCTTTAGTACAAATGCGCAGTTGGTGCTAAAATCAAGTGAGTATAATCCGTCTAACGAGGCTGATACAGAAATTCATCAAGAAGGCTTCTTTACTAATTTAACTTATTATGGAGAGATTTTCATAGATCAGGGATATATGGATATCTACGAGCCTATTTTTGATAAGTCAGGTTCGAGAGTGGCTACTGTGTTTCTTAGAGAGTCATTAGATGCTTCGTATGCTAGGTATTACAGGTATATGTTTATTATCGGTTTTATCCTCTTATTAACTGCTGGAATCATTGTCCCTTTTGCAGTTGTAATGCAGCGGAGTGTGTCTGAACCTGTATTAATGCTGGCGAGATTTACCAAGAAAATTTCAGAAAACAGCAATTATGGTGAGCGCTTCCAAAACATCGCCAAAAATGAAATTGGTACGCTACAAAAAGGTATCAACGAAATGCTCGAAGTAATTGAGTTTAGAGAGAAGGAATTAATTAAAGCAAAAAACCGTGCAGAACAATCTGCCAGAGCAAAAGAAGACTTTTTGGCTAATATGAGTCATGAGCTTAGAACTCCCCTAAACGGAGTTACTGGTATGGCTCAGGCACTACAAGATAGTGATTTGAGTAATCAGCAGCATACTTGGGTTAAAATGCTTAAATCTTCTGCTGCAATTTTAATGGAACTGATTAACGATGTATTAGATATATCTAAAATCGAATCGGGTAAACTTAAAATTGATTCTGCCCCAATTGAAATTGAAAATATCATTGATACAGTAGTTGAAAGCAATAAACCAAAGTTTCATGAAAAAGGCTTGCTTGTTACTATAGATGTTGATGAAAATACACCTGAGTTTGTAATGGGTGATCATTTAAGGCTCAGCCAAATTTTAATGAATTTGCTCAATAATGCTATCAAATTTACCCAAATGGGTTTTATAGCAATTGGTAATAAAATTATAAAAGAAGATGAGCATGAAATCCAGATAAGGTTTTATGTAAAAGATACAGGAATTGGTATTTCTAAAGAAAACTTTAATAAAATCTTCCAGAATTTTACGCAAGAAAAGAGCGATACAACCAGATTATATGGAGGTACAGGTTTAGGACTGAGTATTTGCAAATCGCTAGTTGAAATGCAAGGAGGTAAAATGGATTTGGAAAGTGAAGTAGGGCAGGGCAGTACTTTTTCTTTTGAGTTATCATTTAAGAAAATTGCTAAGGAAAAAATCCCGGAAATTAGAAAAGAGATTCTTTCTAAAAAGAAAGACTTGATTCCTTTCGAACATACTTGCAAGATTCTAGTTGCCGAAGATAATGAGACCAACCAGATTGTTGTAAAGACATTCCTCGATCAATGGAATGTAGATGTGGATATGGTAGAGAATGGTTTAATTGCGGTTGAAAAACTTAAGCAGTTCGATTATGATATGGTTTTAATGGATGTACATATGCCAGAAATGGATGGTTATACTGCAACTAAAACTATAAGATCGATGGCAAATCCTCAAAAAAGTAAGATTGCTATTATTGCCATGACGGCCGCTGTGTTGCAAGGGGAATCCGAAAAATGTTTTGCTTCAGGTATGGACGATTACATTTCTAAACCGCTAGATAAGCAAATCCTTTATGAGAAAATTCAAAACCATTTACCAGAAACATGGAAATCGTAA
- a CDS encoding YfiR family protein: protein MTRKYFFIYCAGKKAVLLWLILLLPCFAKAQYTEYQIKGAMVYNFAKYVTWPKQIFGNNKMIVAVLGDNPFGEDLERIVASRKANDRNIEIRYGRTIKDIKGSHVVFFCRSEESLIEEILEDYNSKFILTIGDDIENFCELGGIINLSYKGSRPSFSINIEAAQKAGLIVDTKLLQLAEEFIGYER from the coding sequence TTGACCAGAAAATATTTTTTTATCTATTGTGCTGGAAAGAAAGCGGTATTACTTTGGTTGATCTTGCTATTACCTTGTTTTGCTAAAGCGCAATACACCGAATATCAAATAAAAGGAGCAATGGTTTACAATTTCGCCAAATATGTAACCTGGCCCAAACAAATTTTTGGTAACAACAAAATGATTGTGGCTGTGTTAGGCGATAATCCTTTTGGTGAAGATCTGGAAAGAATAGTTGCATCAAGAAAAGCAAACGATAGAAATATCGAGATTAGGTACGGAAGAACTATAAAAGACATAAAGGGTTCTCATGTTGTATTTTTTTGCAGATCAGAAGAATCGCTGATAGAAGAAATTTTGGAAGATTATAACTCCAAGTTTATTCTAACAATAGGCGACGATATAGAAAACTTTTGTGAATTAGGCGGAATCATCAATTTGTCTTATAAAGGGAGCCGGCCTTCGTTTTCAATTAATATTGAAGCAGCACAAAAAGCTGGCCTTATAGTAGATACTAAACTACTCCAACTTGCCGAAGAATTTATTGGCTACGAACGATGA
- a CDS encoding ankyrin repeat domain-containing protein, whose translation MDNKLIRKYFESGDISSINTALKTYPEIKDKFIKFGFVNQHAVHPLHFACDCVFENKIDESTALEICKLYIAAGCDVNGNAKNLKDTPLIAAISLYCDSVAKLFIDHKANLSHHGTHGGTALHWAAWMGALSIAKILLAKGVNLDVKDNDFGATPIHWAINGITHFGEKQREQKQIIETLLQAGAKPEVVDNSNKTPYEIAENAALSDISGLIKKYLK comes from the coding sequence ATGGATAATAAGTTGATAAGGAAATACTTTGAAAGTGGAGACATATCATCAATAAATACAGCTTTAAAAACTTATCCAGAAATAAAAGATAAGTTTATAAAGTTTGGTTTTGTCAACCAACATGCTGTTCATCCATTACACTTTGCTTGCGACTGTGTTTTTGAAAATAAAATCGATGAATCTACCGCTCTAGAGATTTGTAAATTGTATATCGCAGCAGGTTGTGATGTAAATGGTAATGCAAAGAATTTAAAAGATACTCCACTTATTGCTGCAATCAGCCTATATTGCGATTCGGTTGCTAAACTTTTTATAGACCATAAAGCTAATTTAAGCCATCATGGTACACATGGTGGAACTGCTTTACATTGGGCCGCATGGATGGGCGCATTATCAATAGCTAAAATACTATTAGCAAAAGGTGTAAATTTGGATGTGAAAGATAATGATTTTGGAGCTACTCCAATTCATTGGGCAATAAATGGGATTACACATTTTGGAGAGAAACAGCGAGAGCAAAAACAAATTATTGAAACACTCTTACAAGCAGGAGCTAAGCCCGAAGTTGTTGATAATTCAAATAAAACTCCATATGAAATTGCTGAAAATGCTGCTTTATCCGATATTTCAGGCTTAATTAAAAAATATCTTAAATAA
- a CDS encoding glycoside hydrolase family 10 protein, whose translation MNNFRQKNSLAILTNQFFQKSTFYSLLTILLLNNNIYAQEPLFEREMRGVWIATVLNIDWPSKSGLKVKIQKEEMEKQLDYFQSIGMNAVFFQIRPNGNRLYKAKDEPWAEWLKGEQGKKPGYDPLKFMVKACHDRGMELHAWVNPYRVERDSSKIPNHKKNLHHQHPEWIINYGKGTVLNPGIPEVREYLGKLLDHVLKNYEIDGIHYDDYFYPYPYKGQPFPDDATFAKYGSNFNDKAAWRRYNVDELIIKTKEVIDRNKPEVKFGVSPFGVWRNAESDSLGSSTKAGAPAYDSLYADTRKWLEKGWVDYIAPQLYWAIGFKPAAYDTLAKWWSDNSFNRHIYAGHAVYKINNNYDSAWYNPSEMPNQIRVNRSLKDHVKGSIYFSAKQVLLNPNSFADSLRTGFYAQKALPPIMEWKSLPLPKQPKNVKVKKKTDSYLVKWKHPKTKDKALFPAYYAICKKTDSGKMHLIKVISSSYKKKLIKSDASNLELEVYALNKHFIPQKL comes from the coding sequence TTGAACAATTTTCGACAAAAGAACAGCCTTGCTATACTTACAAATCAATTTTTTCAAAAATCAACTTTCTATTCTCTTTTAACAATTCTACTTCTAAACAATAACATATATGCTCAAGAACCTCTGTTTGAAAGAGAAATGAGAGGTGTATGGATTGCTACAGTATTAAATATAGACTGGCCAAGTAAGTCTGGTTTAAAAGTGAAGATACAGAAAGAAGAGATGGAAAAGCAGCTAGATTATTTCCAATCTATTGGTATGAATGCTGTATTCTTCCAAATTCGACCAAATGGAAACCGCCTATACAAAGCAAAAGATGAACCTTGGGCAGAGTGGTTAAAAGGTGAACAAGGTAAAAAACCTGGTTATGACCCATTAAAATTTATGGTAAAAGCTTGCCATGATAGAGGCATGGAGTTACATGCTTGGGTAAATCCGTACAGAGTTGAGAGAGATAGCAGTAAAATACCTAACCATAAAAAGAACTTGCATCACCAACATCCAGAATGGATCATAAACTATGGAAAAGGCACCGTATTAAACCCAGGTATTCCAGAGGTAAGAGAATATTTAGGCAAACTACTTGACCATGTTCTTAAAAACTACGAGATAGATGGTATCCATTACGACGATTATTTTTATCCTTATCCATACAAAGGCCAACCATTTCCAGACGATGCAACTTTTGCAAAATATGGCAGTAATTTTAATGATAAAGCAGCATGGCGCAGGTATAACGTGGATGAATTAATCATCAAAACTAAAGAAGTAATTGACCGAAATAAACCTGAAGTAAAATTTGGAGTTAGCCCTTTTGGTGTTTGGAGAAATGCAGAAAGCGATTCGCTAGGTTCATCTACCAAAGCAGGAGCTCCTGCTTATGATTCGTTATACGCAGATACAAGAAAATGGCTAGAAAAGGGCTGGGTAGATTACATTGCACCACAACTTTATTGGGCAATTGGCTTTAAACCTGCTGCATATGATACCCTTGCAAAATGGTGGTCTGATAACTCATTTAACAGACACATTTATGCCGGCCATGCTGTTTATAAAATAAATAACAATTATGACTCAGCATGGTATAACCCTTCTGAAATGCCAAATCAGATTCGTGTTAATAGAAGCTTAAAAGATCATGTAAAAGGCAGTATTTATTTTAGTGCAAAGCAGGTATTGTTAAATCCTAATAGTTTTGCAGATAGCTTGCGAACAGGATTCTATGCACAAAAAGCTTTGCCTCCGATTATGGAATGGAAAAGTCTGCCATTACCTAAGCAACCTAAAAACGTAAAAGTTAAAAAGAAAACTGATAGTTATTTAGTTAAGTGGAAACATCCTAAAACAAAGGATAAGGCTTTGTTTCCTGCTTATTATGCTATTTGTAAAAAAACTGATAGTGGTAAAATGCATCTGATTAAAGTAATTAGCAGTAGTTATAAAAAAAAATTAATAAAATCAGATGCTAGTAATTTAGAGTTAGAGGTATACGCTCTTAATAAGCATTTTATTCCACAGAAGCTTTAG
- a CDS encoding L,D-transpeptidase family protein: MKFYFNTFTILALTTLLVNSSYSQVVLRQDATTQVNNYLNVQFGIQPEDKSDIHLFYQNRYFEAVWINPNGQLNNKALELINYAQNHEYASQIIDKQLDDLLFEYTNQNPTDLWKKSSLLGAIEIRLSQLYLNIAEINLHGIVKPEDIEGIAWNVSKRYVNLPAHMEKSLYTGNIEKGLNSLLPKSDAYKKLQEYLSSYQFIEKHGGWPTLPDSITEIELGDTSDIVKVLKERLIISKDLDAIYYNGVVFDNHVEAGVKHFQKRHGLTTDGKIGKNTFQNLNITVSERIRQIELNLERYKWLPEKENRGDKYIWVNIPTYKLQLYNRGELITEQNVVTGAKRTQTPCFDSYITNIVVNPYWNVPYSIAKNEIAPKVTEDTQYLLDKNYEVINGWGTNQVIDSASAEGLDWSDASVRQTYRFRQKPGPGNALGTLKFNIPNPWSIYLHDTPSKSTFLREKRAYSHGCVRVQYPDQLAILLLNGQEGLDEETLAEKIKSRKTQTIQLEDHVNVFIVYMTTDIDEDGNLMLFEDIYGRDAKIDKKLQERLM, translated from the coding sequence ATGAAATTTTACTTTAACACTTTTACAATACTTGCACTAACAACATTGCTTGTAAACAGCTCTTATTCTCAGGTTGTATTAAGACAAGATGCTACCACTCAGGTAAATAATTATCTTAATGTACAATTTGGAATACAACCCGAAGATAAAAGTGATATACATTTATTTTACCAGAATAGATATTTTGAGGCTGTTTGGATTAATCCTAATGGTCAATTAAATAATAAAGCTCTTGAGCTTATAAACTATGCACAAAATCACGAATATGCTTCTCAAATTATAGATAAGCAGCTTGACGATTTATTATTTGAATACACCAACCAAAACCCAACAGACTTATGGAAGAAATCTAGTCTATTAGGGGCGATTGAAATTAGACTTTCTCAACTCTATTTAAATATTGCGGAGATAAATTTACATGGCATAGTTAAACCAGAAGATATTGAAGGTATCGCCTGGAATGTTAGCAAAAGATATGTCAATTTACCTGCTCATATGGAAAAAAGCTTATACACAGGTAATATCGAAAAAGGTCTTAATTCGCTTTTACCTAAAAGTGATGCCTATAAAAAATTACAAGAATATTTATCGTCTTACCAGTTTATTGAAAAGCATGGTGGATGGCCTACTCTGCCAGACTCTATCACCGAAATTGAATTGGGTGACACAAGCGATATAGTAAAAGTATTAAAAGAAAGATTAATCATTTCCAAAGACCTTGATGCTATCTATTATAATGGAGTTGTTTTCGATAACCATGTTGAAGCAGGTGTAAAACATTTCCAAAAAAGGCACGGTCTTACTACAGATGGTAAAATTGGGAAAAACACTTTCCAAAACCTGAATATTACAGTATCAGAGAGAATAAGGCAGATCGAGCTAAACCTTGAGCGTTATAAATGGCTTCCAGAAAAAGAAAATAGAGGTGATAAGTATATATGGGTAAATATCCCAACTTATAAACTTCAACTATATAATAGAGGTGAATTGATTACAGAACAAAATGTTGTAACAGGTGCTAAAAGAACTCAAACTCCCTGTTTCGATAGTTACATTACAAATATTGTAGTTAATCCTTATTGGAATGTTCCTTATTCTATTGCTAAGAATGAGATTGCACCAAAAGTAACTGAAGACACACAGTATTTACTAGATAAAAATTATGAAGTTATTAACGGTTGGGGAACTAACCAAGTAATCGATTCTGCATCTGCCGAAGGTTTAGATTGGTCTGATGCTTCTGTAAGACAAACTTATAGATTTAGACAAAAACCAGGTCCTGGTAATGCCTTGGGAACTCTCAAGTTTAACATACCAAACCCTTGGAGTATTTATTTACATGATACACCATCAAAGTCTACTTTCTTAAGGGAAAAACGTGCATATAGTCATGGATGTGTAAGAGTTCAGTATCCTGATCAATTGGCAATATTACTATTAAATGGTCAAGAAGGATTAGATGAAGAGACTTTGGCGGAGAAAATAAAAAGCAGAAAAACTCAAACTATTCAGTTAGAGGATCATGTAAATGTATTTATTGTTTATATGACAACCGATATAGATGAAGATGGTAACTTAATGCTTTTTGAAGATATATATGGCAGAGATGCCAAGATTGACAAGAAATTGCAAGAAAGATTAATGTAA
- a CDS encoding CAP domain-containing protein, with the protein MLLKKLFIFFTFLPCLLFAQPDLESIDQLQFEADFMKQTELEMVREINLVRANPREYLQFVMPYVEQARKNYQDGKGEQSYTLITNYYNVEGKGRIERVDTVWFNPYEEELKAVSTLIKKLKMMPSLNMLEPHEGIYNASKKHGDDIGSHDWILTHRGTDGSWPNDRIKEFAAEMQFGNENLACKGPSATAREIVIQLLIDSGIKGSRHRLNILNPQWTHVACYYGGFHNNQHNWIQSFGKVKSEQAKTGLP; encoded by the coding sequence ATGCTTCTAAAAAAACTATTCATTTTTTTTACCTTTCTCCCATGTCTCTTATTTGCTCAGCCAGATTTAGAATCTATTGATCAATTGCAGTTTGAAGCTGATTTTATGAAGCAAACTGAATTGGAAATGGTAAGAGAGATAAATCTTGTTCGAGCTAATCCTAGAGAATATTTGCAATTTGTAATGCCATATGTTGAACAGGCACGAAAAAACTACCAAGATGGTAAAGGTGAACAGTCTTATACTTTAATTACTAATTATTACAATGTTGAGGGTAAAGGAAGAATAGAAAGAGTTGATACCGTTTGGTTTAATCCTTATGAAGAAGAATTAAAAGCTGTAAGTACATTAATAAAGAAATTGAAAATGATGCCTTCTCTAAATATGTTAGAACCGCATGAAGGAATCTATAATGCTTCTAAAAAACATGGTGATGATATTGGATCTCATGACTGGATATTAACTCATAGAGGAACTGATGGTTCTTGGCCGAATGATAGAATAAAGGAATTTGCTGCCGAAATGCAGTTTGGAAATGAAAATTTAGCCTGTAAAGGCCCTTCTGCTACAGCTAGAGAAATTGTGATTCAGTTATTAATAGATTCGGGAATTAAAGGTTCGAGGCACCGCTTAAATATATTAAATCCTCAATGGACTCATGTAGCGTGTTACTATGGTGGGTTTCATAATAACCAACACAATTGGATACAAAGTTTTGGGAAGGTTAAATCGGAACAAGCAAAAACGGGATTGCCATAA
- a CDS encoding sensor histidine kinase, whose translation MENEVLDSNLYIQKSQYAFLNEQEENHKQLVNDINAIIKNKEVNGLEITDELNEIQKGIKNSSVTFHTIVEKQIEKGFKNWGVIGEMRTHAHFLESRKLIPENLLLSLRRHEKDYLLRKEKAYQQNLIALSNQILNGLPPNGEAASVLKSYVASFNKIVVIDEAIGDFSSKRGLKYELLNIIAKNNETFESIINKAESSQNEIITTLKFIYIIFSIIIVITGLFLGYLLAYKISKPLRNLVFEINKTLGTENNFYLQLNYKNNSEEVKELHMAFNKLMNKINRQFTEIRKNNDQLELQNDALVKVNKELDHFVYSASHDLRAPIVTVKGLIGLIETEKDDEIKAEYLNKVNVSLDRLDHFITDILRISRNARVVPILSELNIRNLVEEIYENYEFEYPLKDFDKLIEIENESISIVSDVHRIKVILDNLVANSLRYHRAYSGKPFVKIHVKIDSDAILVKVSDNGIGILDKELPKIYDMFYRATDYKHGSGLGLYIVKEMLDRLDGEINVTSKVGKGTTFSVLFPNKASIQTNQNRYIKTTQGSLYTDN comes from the coding sequence ATGGAAAATGAGGTATTGGATTCTAATCTTTACATCCAAAAATCTCAGTATGCATTTCTAAATGAGCAAGAGGAAAACCATAAGCAATTAGTAAATGATATAAATGCCATTATTAAAAATAAAGAAGTAAATGGTTTAGAAATTACTGATGAGTTAAATGAGATTCAGAAAGGTATAAAAAACAGCTCGGTTACTTTTCATACTATAGTTGAGAAGCAAATAGAAAAAGGTTTTAAAAATTGGGGAGTGATCGGAGAAATGAGAACACATGCTCATTTTTTAGAGTCCCGAAAATTGATTCCAGAGAATTTACTTTTGAGCTTAAGAAGACACGAAAAAGATTATTTACTTAGAAAAGAAAAGGCATATCAGCAAAATTTAATAGCGCTTAGCAACCAAATACTTAATGGTTTACCTCCAAATGGAGAAGCGGCTAGTGTATTAAAAAGCTATGTGGCTAGTTTCAATAAAATTGTAGTAATTGACGAAGCAATTGGCGATTTCTCTAGCAAAAGAGGGCTTAAATATGAGTTGCTAAACATTATTGCAAAAAATAATGAGACTTTTGAGAGTATTATAAATAAGGCAGAATCATCTCAAAATGAAATTATAACAACACTCAAATTCATCTATATAATTTTTAGTATCATTATAGTTATAACCGGATTATTTTTAGGTTACCTGCTTGCCTACAAAATATCTAAACCTTTAAGAAATCTTGTATTTGAGATCAATAAAACTCTTGGCACTGAAAATAATTTCTATCTACAATTAAATTATAAAAACAATTCGGAAGAAGTTAAAGAGCTACATATGGCTTTTAATAAACTGATGAATAAAATTAATAGGCAGTTTACAGAGATTAGAAAGAATAATGATCAACTTGAGTTACAAAATGATGCTTTAGTAAAAGTAAATAAAGAATTAGATCATTTTGTGTACAGTGCTTCTCATGATCTTAGAGCCCCAATTGTGACTGTAAAAGGTCTCATAGGCTTAATTGAAACCGAAAAAGATGATGAAATAAAGGCTGAATATCTTAATAAAGTAAATGTTAGTTTAGATCGCTTAGACCATTTTATTACAGATATTTTGAGGATATCTAGAAATGCTAGAGTAGTACCAATTTTATCAGAGTTGAATATAAGAAATCTTGTAGAAGAGATTTATGAAAACTACGAGTTTGAGTACCCATTGAAAGATTTTGATAAACTTATAGAGATTGAAAATGAATCTATAAGTATAGTTTCAGATGTACATAGGATAAAGGTAATTCTTGATAATTTAGTGGCTAATAGTCTTAGGTACCATAGAGCCTACTCAGGCAAGCCGTTTGTGAAGATTCATGTAAAAATAGATTCGGATGCTATTTTGGTTAAAGTTAGTGATAATGGCATAGGAATCTTAGACAAAGAGCTTCCTAAAATTTATGATATGTTTTATAGAGCAACAGATTATAAACATGGCTCTGGTTTGGGTTTATATATTGTAAAAGAGATGTTAGATAGGCTTGATGGGGAAATTAATGTAACTTCTAAAGTTGGTAAGGGTACTACTTTTTCAGTCTTGTTTCCTAATAAAGCATCTATTCAAACAAATCAAAATAGATACATTAAGACTACTCAAGGTAGTTTATATACTGATAATTAG